TGAGTTCGGTGGACACGTTAGATGAGCTTTTGGGGTCGGCTACGTCATAATGCGCGATCATTACCGTATAGTTCGTCGATCTGCTTTTGTTGTAAGATGTGGCTGCGCTTGCCCAAATATGACCCCCAAGTGGTGACACAAAATGGCACGCAATAAGTGAGGAACACTTTCCAAAGAGGGGGAAAGTGGCCGCCAAGAATGGTATCACCATGGTTGATTGTGGTCAGGATGGATCCAACAACGCAGGCGGTCAGGAAAGCTTTTTTCGGAGTCCCATCGGTAAAAGCCAGATCTAAAAATTTGACACTATATTTGTCAGCCATGGGTATCCTCCAAAGCGCGACATAGCAAAAACACCCTAAAAATGCAAATCTAGAGCTCGCTTTTTTCTTGGCCGAATTGATTTTGGGGGTAAAATCAGAACTGGAAACCTAAAAAATCCGATCCATATTCTTGAACAAAGGAGCTTTTGTTATGAAAAATTTATTTCTAGCACTCACGGCATTGGTTTTTTTGGCCAGTTGCAGCGGAAAGCCATCGCTTGATGATGAAAAGCTGTCGGACCGTGAATTTCGTCTAGAACAGTTTTTTGCCGGAAAAACCAAGGCGCATGGCCAATTTCAGGATATTTTGGGTAATGTCTCAAGGCGCTTTGAGGTGGATATCACTGGTACTTGGGATGGCCGTTTACTCACTATGGTAGAAGATTTCACCTATGCAGATGGTAGTGAAGAGCAACGGATTTGGAAACTCACGAAAACTGGGCCAAACACATGGTCTGGAACCGCCGGTGGTGTGATCGGTGATGCCTTTGGTGAAACACGCGGTGATACGTTTAACTGGGGTTATAAAATTGATCTTCCAGTGCCGGATGGAACCATGCGCGTGGTGTTTGATGACTGGATGTGGCAGCTCAGCGATACGCGTGTTTTGAACCGCGCCTATATGAGCAGATATGGTTTTCCTCTAGGTGAAGTGGTGATTTACTTTGAAAAAGAATAGTAGCGCGTGTTCAGAAGTTAGCACAGAAAGAACCGCGCTCAGGATAAGAGAATATTGGAAGGGCTCAATGGGCGTCATGCTGGGTTTCTAAGGCTGGCGCATTTTTCCACAAATAACCATGTTTAAAATCAACCCTTGCAGACTCAGAATAATGCGCCTATATCGCTCTCAACAGCGGCGTGTTGGGCAACCAACGCTCCACCGGAAATCTCAACGGGCCGCGTGCCCGTTTTTTTGTATCTGGACGAA
The nucleotide sequence above comes from Rhodobacteraceae bacterium Araon29. Encoded proteins:
- a CDS encoding DUF3833 family protein, with the protein product MKNLFLALTALVFLASCSGKPSLDDEKLSDREFRLEQFFAGKTKAHGQFQDILGNVSRRFEVDITGTWDGRLLTMVEDFTYADGSEEQRIWKLTKTGPNTWSGTAGGVIGDAFGETRGDTFNWGYKIDLPVPDGTMRVVFDDWMWQLSDTRVLNRAYMSRYGFPLGEVVIYFEKE